One genomic segment of Streptomyces liangshanensis includes these proteins:
- a CDS encoding YbjN domain-containing protein encodes MADASRTHGSRTPSEQHAAQVIERLLGGADLAWESPDPGTYVVTLPGTRKLSTTCSLRVGRHALSVNAFVIRHPDENDEAVHRWLLERNLKLYGVSYAIDSLGDIYLAGKIPLAAVTEEEIDRLLGSVLEAADGSFNTLLELGFASAIRKEYAWRVSRGESTRNLDAFTHLTER; translated from the coding sequence ATGGCTGACGCATCGCGGACCCACGGATCGCGGACCCCGTCCGAGCAGCACGCCGCCCAGGTCATCGAGCGGCTGCTCGGCGGCGCGGACCTGGCGTGGGAGAGCCCGGACCCCGGGACGTACGTCGTCACCCTCCCCGGCACGCGCAAGCTCTCCACCACCTGTTCCCTGCGCGTCGGCCGGCACGCGCTGTCCGTGAACGCCTTCGTGATCCGGCACCCCGACGAGAACGACGAGGCCGTGCACCGCTGGCTGCTGGAGCGCAATCTCAAGCTGTACGGGGTGAGTTACGCGATCGACAGCCTCGGCGACATCTACCTGGCCGGGAAGATCCCGCTCGCGGCGGTCACCGAGGAGGAGATCGACCGGCTGCTCGGGTCGGTCCTGGAGGCGGCGGACGGGTCGTTCAACACCCTGCTGGAACTGGGCTTCGCGAGCGCGATCCGCAAGGAGTACGCGTGGCGGGTGTCCCGGGGGGAGTCGACGCGGAACCTGGACGCGTTCACACATCTGACCGAGCGCTGA